GATACGGGAAATCAAAATTTCTTTCGATTTGGAATTCTATCATTTTATCCGGAGCATCGGCCGGATATTTTTCTACGTTATTGGCATTGATCGCTATGAATTCAATTCCTTTCTCATTGTAGTCTTCGTATAATTCATTGATCTTGTCGATTACATGCAGAACGAATGGGCAATGGTTGCACATAAAGATCACCAGTGTTCCTTTCTCACCTTTCAGGTCGTCCAGAGATTGGATCTCATTAGTTTTGGAAGGGTTCGGAAGCTCAAAAAAAGGAGCTTTAGTTCC
The Chryseobacterium sp. W4I1 DNA segment above includes these coding regions:
- a CDS encoding thioredoxin family protein, producing the protein MMNTPSNMLALGTKAPFFELPNPSKTNEIQSLDDLKGEKGTLVIFMCNHCPFVLHVIDKINELYEDYNEKGIEFIAINANNVEKYPADAPDKMIEFQIERNFDFPYLYDESQAIAKAYDAACTPDFYFFDDKLDLIYRGQMDDSRPGNNKDVTGEDLIIAFENLLLGEPQEDIQKPSMGCNIKWK